A single Oncorhynchus mykiss isolate Arlee chromosome 22, USDA_OmykA_1.1, whole genome shotgun sequence DNA region contains:
- the LOC110502018 gene encoding cystathionine beta-synthase, producing the protein MSSVFSSTDSVGAEPSVCPNAAKLSNAQANEVAAILKGGSKVNGEAMLNGHKLSMNGSAQVNEDSAGHKAQNGRVNGNEGENNLEKAAAGVEERQWIRPDLPSKCTWKLGGSSVESPHCHSELTEAPSILPNILGKIGDTPLVRMNKIPKAFGLKCELLAKCEFFNAGGSVKDRISLRMVEDAERDGILKPGDTIIEPTSGNTGIGLALASAVKGYRCIIVMPEKMSMEKVDVLRALGAEIVRTPTAARFDSPESHVGVAWRLKNEIPNSHILDQYRNPSNPLAHYDTTAEEILEQCDGKVDMLVAGAGTGGTITGIARKLKERCPNIKIVGVDPEGSILAEPEELNKTDKTQYEVEGIGYDFIPTVLDRSVVDRWYKSNDDESFAMSRMLIREEGLLCGGSSGTAMAAAVRMATELKEGQRCVVILPDSIRNYMSKFLSDNWMCDKGFLTPEDLMVSKPWWWNLSLQGLNLFSPLTVLPSVNIKKTIKILKEKAFDQAPVVDESGVILGMVTLGNMLSSVLAGKVKASDPVAKVLYKQFKQVRLTDNLGKLSRILETDHFALVVHEQIQYMEDGSPCLRQMVFGVVTAIDMLNYITTRERQGSTRERTLSECSITSECSLTD; encoded by the exons ATGTCGTCGGTTTTCTCCAGCACGGACTCTGTGGGCGCCGAGCCCTCCGTCTGCCCCAACGCAGCCAAGCTCAGCAACGCACAAGCCAACGAAGTGGCTGCCATTTTGAAAGGGGGGTCCAAGGTCAACGGAGAAGCCATGTTGAACGGCCACAAGCTCTCCATGAATGGATCTGCTCAAGTGAACGAGGACAGTGCTGGCCATAAGGCTCAGAATGGACGCGTGAACGGGAACGAGGGGGAGAACAATCTAGAGAAGGCAGCCGCAGGCGTGGAGGAGAGGCAGTGGATCCGTCCTGACTTGCCCAGCAAATGCACTTGGAAACTGGGCGGGTCTTCCGTAGAGTCCCCTCACTGCCACTCTGAACT GACTGAAGCTCCCAGCATTCTACCCAACATCCTCGGGAAGATCGGAGACACACCTCTGGTCCGCATGAACAAGATCCCCAAAGCCTTCGGCCTTAAGTGTGAACTCT tggccAAGTGTGAGTTCTTTAACGCAGGGGGCAGTGTGAAGGACCGTATCAGTCTAAGGATGGTGGAGgatgcagagagagatgggatccTCAAACCAGGAGACACCATCATCGAGCCCACCTCTGGCAACACAG GTATTGGTCTGGCCCTGGCCTCTGCAGTTAAAGGCTATCGCTGCATCATCGTCATGCCTGAGAAGATGAGCATGGAGAAG GTGGATGTGCTTAGAGCCTTGGGGGCGGAGATCGTGCGTACCCCAACCGCCGCCCGCTTTGATTCGCCGGAATCCCACGTGGGCGTGGCCTGGCGTCTGAAGAATGAGATTCCCAACTCTCATATCCTGGACCAGTACCGTAACCCTAGCAACCCCCTGGCCCACTACGACACCACTGCCGAGGAGATCCTGGAGCAGTgtgatg GTAAGGTGGACATGTTGGTGGCAGGAGCTGGCACCGGTGGCACCATCACTGGCATCGCCCGCAAGCTGAAGGAGAGATGCCCCAACATCAAG ATCGTGGGTGTGGACCCTGAGGGTTCTATACTGGCTGAGCCAGAGGAGCTGAACAAAACAGATAAGACCCAGTACGAGGTGGAGGGCATCGGATACGACTTCATCCCTACTGTACTAGACAGATCT GTAGTTGACAGGTGGTATAAGTCCAATGACGATGAGTCTTTTGCCATGTCACGCATGCTGATCAGGGAGGAGGGGCTTCTCTGCG GAGGTAGTTCAGGTACGGCCATGGCTGCAGCAGTTAGAATGGCCACAGAGCTGAAGGAGGGCCAGCGCTGTGTCGTCATCCTGCCTGACTCCATCCGCAACTACAT GTCTAAGTTCCTGAGTGATAACTGGATGTGTGATAAGGGCTTCCTAACCCCAGAAGACCTGATGGTGTCCAAACCCTGGTGGTGGAACCTGAGTCTGCAGGGTCTAAACCTATTTTCCCCCCTCACTGTGCTGCCTTCAGTCAACATCAAGAAGACCATCAAGATCCTCAAGGAGAAGGCCTTCGACCAGGCACCCGTCGTTGACGAGTCCGG CGTGATCCTAGGGATGGTTACCCTGGGCAATATGTTGTCTTCAGTACTGGCTGGGAAGGTCAAGGCCTCTGACCCTGTCGCCAAGGTGCTTTACAAACAATTCAAACAG GTGCGATTGACAGATAACCTGGGTAAGCTGTCCCGTATCCTGGAGACAGATCACTTTGCCCTGGTGGTGCATGAGCAGATCCAAT ACATGGAAGATGGCTCGCCCTGTCTTAGACAGATGGTATTCGGGGTGGTGACCGCCATTGACATGCTTAATTACATCACCACGCGCGAGCGGCAGGGAAGCACACGCGAGCGCACGCTGTCAGAGTGCTCAATAACGTCAGAGTGCTCGCTGACCGACTAG